The Roseofilum casamattae BLCC-M143 genome has a window encoding:
- a CDS encoding adenylate/guanylate cyclase domain-containing protein produces MPYLIYFPNSQDEKVYELRWGVNTLGRSLGNIIVLDHASISRYHAEVEWNARGVTICDLNSSNHTYINEIQIEAQVLQDGDTIRLGKVIFKYQDYIEQDNRATELEPDEVPTIIKEFAVDSETFGIPELLSEKEKTRSILKLREQDRQKRRENKLQLLLEVSKELSEPGKLENLLQKILEILLKIMQIDRAAILLVNPKDDRLQIKAVEARPGIPTDYQFYSNKIMSFVREKQQTIVTADARLDRRFNDSDSVISQSIHASICAPLKPGDEVIGVLYTDNLSLVNVYSDEDVQFLTALANQAAIAISHSQLYQKMETEAVLRDKLERFFPKAVSSKLREEGNLNKIVETEVTALFSDVSHFTQMSALMSPREVIEMLNEYFGTIVEEIVFPYEGTLEKFIGDALVAVWGSPYRQDDDAERAVRAAIAMQWVVRRLNIKRQYRNQRPIQIHIGLNTGEIASGNIGSDRLIQYAHIGDTMNVASRICTAAQADEILISATTFAQLKPHIIPVERLSPITVKGKDEPLEIYRVLWEDANPQEHPTSS; encoded by the coding sequence ATGCCTTATCTAATTTACTTCCCCAATAGTCAGGATGAAAAAGTCTATGAGCTACGCTGGGGAGTGAATACCCTGGGGCGCTCTCTCGGTAATATTATTGTATTAGATCATGCTAGTATTTCTCGATATCATGCAGAAGTTGAGTGGAATGCTCGTGGAGTAACAATCTGCGATCTCAATAGCAGCAACCATACTTATATTAATGAAATTCAAATCGAAGCTCAGGTCTTGCAAGACGGAGATACCATCCGCTTGGGAAAAGTAATATTCAAATACCAAGACTATATCGAACAAGACAATCGAGCCACCGAGCTAGAGCCAGATGAAGTCCCCACAATTATTAAAGAGTTTGCCGTAGATTCAGAAACCTTTGGTATTCCAGAGTTATTGTCTGAAAAGGAAAAAACACGCTCTATTCTCAAGTTGCGAGAGCAAGATCGGCAGAAGCGGAGAGAAAATAAGCTACAGCTTTTGTTGGAGGTAAGTAAAGAACTTTCCGAACCCGGTAAATTAGAAAATTTGCTGCAAAAAATTCTCGAAATCTTATTGAAAATTATGCAAATCGATCGCGCAGCAATTTTATTGGTAAACCCAAAAGACGATCGCCTGCAAATCAAAGCAGTTGAAGCTCGCCCCGGCATTCCAACAGACTATCAGTTTTACAGCAATAAAATTATGAGCTTCGTGCGCGAGAAACAGCAAACAATCGTAACAGCCGATGCTCGATTGGATCGCAGATTTAATGACTCCGATTCAGTCATTAGTCAATCGATTCATGCCTCGATTTGCGCCCCTTTGAAGCCTGGAGATGAAGTCATTGGCGTACTTTATACCGATAATTTATCTCTCGTGAATGTCTATTCCGATGAAGATGTGCAATTTTTGACCGCTTTAGCCAATCAAGCAGCGATCGCAATTTCTCACAGCCAGCTCTATCAAAAAATGGAGACCGAAGCCGTCTTGCGCGACAAACTCGAACGCTTTTTTCCCAAAGCCGTCAGCAGCAAATTACGAGAAGAAGGAAACTTAAACAAAATCGTCGAGACAGAAGTTACGGCCCTCTTTTCCGATGTGAGTCACTTCACGCAAATGTCCGCTCTCATGTCGCCGCGCGAAGTCATCGAAATGCTCAACGAATATTTTGGCACTATCGTCGAAGAAATTGTTTTTCCTTATGAAGGCACCTTAGAGAAATTTATTGGCGATGCTCTGGTTGCCGTGTGGGGGTCGCCCTATCGCCAAGATGACGATGCCGAGCGGGCCGTACGAGCAGCGATCGCCATGCAATGGGTAGTCCGGCGACTCAACATTAAACGCCAGTACCGCAACCAACGTCCCATCCAAATTCATATTGGTTTAAATACTGGAGAAATTGCTTCCGGAAACATTGGCAGCGATCGCCTGATTCAATACGCCCATATTGGCGATACCATGAATGTTGCCAGCCGGATTTGCACTGCCGCGCAAGCGGATGAAATTTTAATTTCTGCCACCACATTTGCTCAGCTCAAACCCCATATCATTCCTGTCGAGCGTTTATCTCCAATTACTGTCAAAGGAAAAGACGAGCCATTGGAAATTTATCGCGTTCTTTGGGAAGATGCCAATCCTCAAGAACATCCAACCTCGTCTTAA